A portion of the Pseudomonas koreensis genome contains these proteins:
- a CDS encoding response regulator — MEQQTWQVLIVEDDQRLAELTRDYLQANGLRVEIEGNGALAAARIIKEQPDLVILDLMLPGEDGLSICRKVRSQYDGPILMLTARTDDADQIHGLDLGADDYVCKPVRPRLLLARIQALLRRSDTPEPVAEKSRRLQFGPLVVDNALREAWLSDNGIELTSAEFDLLWLLVSNAGRILSREEIFTALRGIGYDGQDRSIDVRISRIRPKIGDDPDHPRLIKTIRSKGYLFVPEACADLAL; from the coding sequence GTGGAGCAACAAACCTGGCAGGTATTGATCGTCGAGGATGACCAGCGACTGGCCGAGCTCACCCGCGATTATCTGCAAGCCAATGGCCTGCGCGTAGAGATCGAAGGCAATGGTGCGCTGGCGGCGGCGCGGATCATCAAGGAGCAGCCGGATCTGGTGATTCTCGACCTGATGCTGCCCGGCGAAGATGGCCTGAGCATTTGCCGCAAGGTGCGCAGTCAGTATGACGGGCCGATCCTGATGCTCACCGCGCGCACCGACGATGCCGATCAGATCCACGGCCTCGACCTCGGTGCCGACGATTACGTGTGCAAACCGGTGCGCCCGCGCTTGTTGCTGGCGCGCATCCAGGCGTTGCTGCGACGCAGCGACACACCCGAGCCGGTCGCGGAAAAATCCCGTCGTTTGCAATTCGGTCCACTGGTGGTCGACAACGCCTTGCGCGAGGCGTGGCTCAGCGACAACGGCATCGAGCTGACCAGCGCCGAGTTCGACCTGCTCTGGCTGCTGGTCTCCAACGCCGGGCGGATTCTGTCCCGCGAAGAAATCTTCACGGCCCTGCGCGGCATCGGCTACGACGGCCAGGATCGCTCGATCGACGTGCGCATCTCGCGCATCCGCCCAAAAATCGGCGACGACCCCGACCATCCCCGCCTGATCAAGACCATCCGCAGCAAAGGCTACCTGTTCGTCCCTGAAGCCTGCGCAGACCTGGCGCTGTGA
- a CDS encoding ribonucleoside-diphosphate reductase subunit alpha, with product MQTDTTRENPQGTLPQAADSTSDLAATAPGQLRVIKRNGTVVPYTDDKITVAITKAFLAVEGGTAAASSRIHDTVARLTEQVTATFKRRMPSGGTIHIEEIQDQVELALMRAGEQKVARDYVIYRDGRSKERAAHAPAEAAVNAHPSIRITRADGSLAPLDMGRLNTIVTEACEGLEEVDGDLIQRETLKNLYDGVALTDVNTALVMTARTLVEREPNYSFVTARLLMDTLRAEGLNFLEVAESATHHEMADLYAKALPAYIAKGIEFELLNPVLATFDLEKLGKAINHERDQQFTYLGLQTLYDRYFIHKDGVRFELPQIFFMRVAMGLAIEEKQKEDRAIEFYNLLSSFDYMASTPTLFNAGTLRPQLSSCYLTTVPDDLSGIYHAIHDNAMLSKFAGGLGNDWTPVRALGSYIKGTNGKSQGVVPFLKVVNDTAVAVNQGGKRKGAVCAYLETWHMDIEEFIELRKNTGDDRRRTHDMNTANWIPDLFMKRVFDDGKWTLFSPSEVPDLHDLTGKAFEERYEYYEALTEYPGKVKLFKTIQAKDLWRKMLSMLFETGHPWLTFKDPCNLRSPQQHVGVVHSSNLCTEITLNTNKDEIAVCNLGSINLPNHIVDGKLDTAKLQRTVNTAVRMLDNVIDINYYSVPQAKNSNFRHRPVGLGIMGFQDALYLQHIAYGSDAAVEFADKSMEAVSYYAIQASCDLADERGAYETFNGSLWSKGILPLDSQQILIEQRGEKYIDVDLKETLDWAPVRARVQKGIRNSNIMAIAPTATIANITGVSQSIEPTYQNLYVKSNLSGEFTVINPYLVRDLKARGLWDSVMINDLKYYDGSVQQIERIPQELKELYATAFEVDTKWIVDAASRRQKWIDQAQSLNLYIAGASGKKLDVTYRMAWYRGLKTTYYLRALAATSTEKSTINTGKLNAVSSGGNHGDDSVLAAPAGPAPVPKACAIDEPDCEACQ from the coding sequence ATGCAAACCGACACAACTCGCGAGAACCCGCAGGGCACCTTGCCGCAGGCCGCCGATTCGACTTCGGATCTGGCAGCCACCGCGCCTGGCCAGCTGCGCGTGATCAAGCGTAATGGCACTGTCGTTCCTTACACCGATGACAAGATCACCGTCGCTATCACCAAAGCGTTTCTCGCAGTTGAGGGCGGCACCGCTGCCGCTTCGTCGCGAATCCATGACACTGTTGCGCGCCTGACCGAACAGGTCACCGCGACCTTCAAGCGCCGCATGCCATCGGGCGGCACCATCCACATCGAAGAAATCCAGGACCAGGTCGAACTGGCCCTGATGCGTGCCGGTGAGCAGAAAGTCGCTCGCGACTACGTGATCTACCGCGACGGCCGTTCGAAAGAACGCGCTGCCCACGCCCCCGCCGAAGCCGCCGTTAACGCGCACCCGTCGATCCGCATCACCCGCGCCGACGGCAGCCTCGCGCCGCTGGACATGGGCCGCCTGAACACCATCGTCACCGAGGCCTGCGAAGGTCTGGAAGAAGTCGACGGCGACCTGATCCAGCGCGAAACCCTGAAGAACCTGTACGACGGCGTGGCCCTGACCGACGTCAACACTGCACTGGTAATGACCGCCCGTACCCTGGTCGAGCGCGAGCCGAACTACTCGTTCGTCACCGCCCGCCTGCTGATGGACACCCTGCGTGCCGAAGGCCTGAACTTCCTCGAAGTCGCCGAAAGCGCCACCCATCACGAAATGGCCGACCTGTACGCCAAGGCACTGCCGGCCTACATCGCCAAAGGTATCGAGTTCGAACTGCTGAACCCTGTGCTGGCCACCTTCGACCTGGAAAAACTGGGCAAGGCGATCAACCACGAGCGCGATCAGCAATTCACCTACCTCGGCCTGCAGACCCTGTACGACCGCTACTTCATCCACAAGGATGGCGTGCGTTTCGAACTGCCGCAGATCTTCTTCATGCGCGTGGCCATGGGCCTGGCAATCGAAGAGAAGCAGAAAGAAGACCGTGCGATCGAGTTCTACAACCTGCTGTCCTCGTTCGACTACATGGCTTCGACCCCGACCCTGTTCAACGCCGGCACCCTGCGTCCACAGCTGTCGAGCTGCTACCTGACTACCGTGCCGGATGACCTGTCGGGCATCTATCATGCGATCCACGACAACGCCATGCTGTCGAAATTTGCCGGCGGCCTGGGCAACGACTGGACGCCTGTTCGTGCGCTGGGTTCGTACATCAAGGGCACCAACGGCAAGTCGCAAGGCGTGGTGCCGTTCCTCAAAGTGGTGAACGACACCGCTGTGGCCGTGAACCAGGGTGGCAAGCGCAAAGGCGCAGTGTGTGCCTACCTGGAAACCTGGCACATGGACATCGAAGAGTTCATCGAGCTGCGCAAGAACACCGGTGACGATCGTCGTCGTACCCACGACATGAACACCGCCAACTGGATCCCTGACCTGTTCATGAAGCGCGTCTTCGATGACGGCAAGTGGACCCTGTTCTCGCCATCCGAAGTACCGGACCTGCACGACCTGACCGGTAAAGCCTTCGAAGAGCGCTACGAGTACTACGAAGCGCTGACCGAGTATCCGGGCAAGGTCAAGCTGTTCAAGACCATCCAGGCCAAAGACCTGTGGCGCAAGATGCTGTCCATGCTGTTCGAAACCGGCCACCCATGGCTGACTTTCAAAGACCCGTGCAACCTGCGCAGCCCGCAGCAGCACGTCGGCGTGGTCCACAGCTCGAACCTGTGCACCGAGATCACCTTGAACACCAACAAGGACGAGATCGCCGTTTGCAACCTGGGCTCGATCAACCTGCCGAACCACATCGTCGACGGCAAGCTCGATACCGCCAAGCTGCAACGCACCGTGAACACCGCTGTGCGCATGCTCGATAACGTGATCGACATCAACTACTACTCGGTGCCGCAAGCGAAGAACTCCAACTTCCGCCACCGTCCGGTCGGTCTGGGCATCATGGGCTTCCAGGACGCTCTGTACCTGCAGCACATCGCCTACGGCTCCGACGCTGCCGTCGAGTTCGCCGACAAGTCGATGGAAGCGGTCAGCTACTACGCGATCCAGGCTTCCTGCGACCTGGCCGACGAGCGCGGCGCCTACGAGACGTTCAATGGTTCGCTGTGGTCCAAGGGCATCCTGCCGCTGGATTCGCAACAAATCCTGATCGAACAGCGCGGCGAGAAGTACATCGATGTCGACCTGAAGGAAACCCTCGACTGGGCACCGGTTCGCGCCCGTGTTCAGAAAGGCATCCGTAACTCGAACATCATGGCCATCGCCCCGACTGCGACCATCGCCAACATCACTGGCGTTTCGCAGTCGATCGAACCGACCTATCAGAACCTGTATGTGAAATCGAACCTGTCGGGCGAATTCACCGTGATCAACCCGTACCTGGTTCGCGACCTGAAAGCTCGCGGTCTGTGGGACTCGGTCATGATCAACGACCTGAAGTACTACGACGGTTCGGTGCAGCAGATCGAGCGCATCCCGCAAGAACTCAAAGAGCTCTACGCGACCGCGTTCGAAGTGGACACCAAGTGGATCGTTGACGCCGCCAGCCGTCGTCAGAAGTGGATCGACCAGGCCCAGTCGCTGAACCTGTACATCGCTGGCGCATCGGGCAAGAAGCTTGACGTGACTTACCGCATGGCCTGGTACCGTGGTCTGAAAACCACTTACTACCTCCGTGCCCTGGCCGCGACCAGCACCGAGAAGTCGACCATCAACACCGGCAAGCTGAACGCTGTTTCCAGCGGCGGCAACCACGGCGACGATTCGGTTCTGGCAGCTCCAGCCGGTCCGGCACCCGTGCCGAAGGCTTGCGCGATTGACGAGCCGGATTGCGAAGCTTGCCAATAA
- a CDS encoding beta strand repeat-containing protein, whose translation MAVINGTSGTDTLVGTSSADELYGVAGNDSLSGGDGNDLLDGGAGADVLNGGNGIDTASYASSTAGVTVNLTAGTGVGGDAQGDTLTSIEAVIGSAFNDILTAQASGNTLSGGAGNDIYYVNGTSVNVVEAVGGGDDEVRTILLNHTLATNVERLTYVGTGNFVGYGNASDNVITGGIGNDILMGGAGADQFIGGAGTDTVSYTDSPAGVTINTKTGVNSGIAAGDTYVGIEMLAGSGSNDTFISGATADQFDGSGGTDTIDYSGSSSGVTVSLVGGVLGVGGDAQGDKLWNFETVIGSSFNDVLTGQTTGNVLNGGAGDDIYYVNGTSVNVVEAVGGGDDEVRTILLNHTLATNVERLTYVGTGNFVGYGNASDNVITGGIGNDILMGGAGADQFIGGAGTDTVSYTDSPAGVTINTKTGVNSGIAAGDTYVGIEMLAGSGSNDTFISGATADQFDGSGGTDTIDYSGSSSGVTVSLVGGVAGVGGDAQGDKLWNFETVIGSSFNDVLTGQTTGNVLNGGAGDDIYYVNGTSVNVVEAVGGGDDEVRTILLNHTLATNVERLTYVGTGNFVGYGNASDNVITGGIGNDILMGGAGADQFIGGAGTDTVSYTDSPAGVTINTKTGVNSGIAAGDTYVGIEMLAGSGSNDTFISGATADQFDGSGGTDTIDYSGSSSGVTVSLVGGVLGVGGDAQGDKLWNFETVIGSSFNDVLTGQTTGNVLNGGAGDDIYYVNGTSVNVVEAVGGGDDEVRTILLNHTLATNVERLTYVGTGNFVGYGNASDNVITGGIGNDILMGGAGADQFIGGAGTDTVSYTDSPAGVTINTKTGVNSGIAAGDTYVGIEMLAGSGSNDTFISGATADQFDGSGGTDTIDYSGSSSGVTVSLVGGVAGVGGDAQGDKLWNFETVIGSSFNDVLTGQTTGNVLNGGAGDDIYYVNGTSVNVVEAVGGGDDEVRTILLNHTLATNVERLTYVGTGNFVGYGNASDNVITGGIGNDILMGGAGADQFIGGAGTDTVSYTDSPAGVTINTKTGVNSGIAAGDTYVGIEMLAGSGSNDTFISGATADQFDGSGGTDTIDYSGSSSGVTVSLVGGVAGVGGDAQGDKLWNFETVIGSSFNDVLTGQTTGNVLNGGAGDDIYYVNGTSVNVVEAVGGGDDEVRTVLLSHTLAANVERLTYVGTGNFVGYGNASDNIITGGAGADTLSGGAGADQFFGGDGFDTVSYVDSLTGVTINSKTGVSTGIAAGDSYNSIEQIRGSNYGDIFVGSAGVDRFDGGNGNDILSFAGEDSGVTLDLSAAVLTGIAAGDIYASIEAFQGSAYADTFTGSAAVRETFIGGAGADSLIGVGRGDSAWYVNSSDAVQVNLLTGFGTGGDAQGDALINIDNLVGSAFSDTLTGNAYANMLEGGDGNDVLYGGDGNDTLYGHSFTDTGALTVPFSTDNQADTIYGGNGDDYIIGYVRDVGSVFYGEAGNDNITVISGIADGGDGNDTLMGLGHGYELRGGAGADKLYLSASGDGYGGEGSDAYFVSSKTMVAIFDDGTTGIDLVTLRNIQSVSDVRIMQNDQGAYIFNAADLQSGNLDSGVFLKDWYKGANTIETFYTNNGDSFTIPVVGQAMTESVMG comes from the coding sequence ATGGCAGTTATAAACGGAACGTCGGGTACGGACACACTGGTAGGCACGTCAAGTGCGGATGAGTTGTATGGGGTTGCAGGAAATGACTCGCTGAGTGGCGGCGATGGGAATGACTTGCTGGATGGCGGAGCAGGTGCTGATGTCTTGAATGGCGGGAACGGTATCGATACCGCGTCTTATGCCAGCTCGACGGCAGGAGTAACCGTCAATCTGACCGCTGGAACAGGTGTTGGCGGAGATGCTCAGGGCGATACCTTGACGTCTATAGAAGCCGTGATTGGTTCTGCATTTAATGACATTCTCACCGCCCAAGCATCCGGCAACACTTTAAGCGGTGGCGCTGGTAACGACATCTACTACGTCAACGGCACTTCGGTAAACGTCGTTGAAGCGGTGGGCGGCGGTGATGACGAAGTACGGACTATCCTGCTCAATCACACCCTGGCAACCAACGTCGAACGCCTGACCTACGTCGGTACCGGCAACTTTGTCGGTTACGGCAACGCGTCGGACAACGTCATTACCGGCGGGATCGGTAACGACATTCTGATGGGCGGCGCAGGTGCTGACCAGTTCATCGGCGGTGCAGGCACTGATACCGTGAGTTATACCGACAGCCCTGCGGGTGTAACGATCAACACCAAAACCGGAGTGAACTCCGGGATTGCTGCCGGTGATACCTACGTCGGCATCGAGATGCTGGCGGGCTCCGGCAGCAACGACACCTTTATCAGTGGTGCAACTGCCGATCAGTTTGATGGTTCGGGCGGTACTGACACCATTGACTATTCTGGGTCTTCCAGCGGTGTGACAGTAAGTCTGGTCGGAGGTGTTCTGGGTGTCGGTGGTGATGCCCAGGGTGACAAGCTGTGGAACTTCGAAACCGTCATCGGCTCGTCTTTCAATGACGTGTTGACCGGGCAAACCACGGGCAACGTCCTGAACGGCGGCGCCGGCGATGACATCTACTACGTCAACGGCACTTCGGTAAACGTCGTTGAAGCGGTGGGCGGCGGTGATGACGAAGTACGGACTATCCTGCTCAATCACACCCTGGCAACCAACGTCGAACGCCTGACCTACGTCGGTACCGGCAACTTTGTCGGTTACGGCAACGCGTCGGACAACGTCATTACCGGCGGGATCGGTAACGACATTCTGATGGGCGGCGCAGGTGCTGACCAGTTCATCGGCGGTGCAGGCACTGATACCGTGAGTTATACCGACAGCCCTGCGGGTGTAACGATCAACACCAAAACCGGAGTGAACTCCGGGATTGCTGCCGGTGATACCTACGTCGGCATCGAGATGCTGGCGGGCTCCGGCAGCAACGACACCTTTATCAGTGGTGCAACTGCCGATCAGTTTGATGGTTCGGGCGGTACTGACACCATTGACTATTCTGGGTCTTCCAGCGGTGTGACAGTAAGTCTGGTCGGCGGTGTTGCAGGCGTGGGTGGCGATGCCCAGGGTGACAAGCTGTGGAACTTCGAAACCGTCATCGGCTCGTCTTTCAATGACGTCCTGACCGGGCAAACCACGGGCAATGTCCTGAACGGCGGCGCCGGCGATGACATCTACTACGTCAACGGCACTTCGGTAAACGTCGTTGAAGCGGTGGGCGGCGGTGATGACGAAGTACGGACTATCCTGCTCAATCACACCCTGGCAACCAACGTCGAACGCCTGACCTACGTCGGTACCGGCAACTTTGTCGGTTACGGCAACGCGTCGGACAACGTCATTACCGGCGGGATCGGTAACGACATTCTGATGGGCGGCGCAGGTGCTGACCAGTTCATCGGCGGTGCAGGCACTGATACCGTGAGTTATACCGACAGCCCTGCGGGTGTAACGATCAACACCAAAACCGGAGTGAACTCCGGGATTGCTGCCGGTGATACCTACGTCGGCATCGAGATGCTGGCGGGCTCCGGCAGCAACGACACCTTTATCAGTGGTGCAACTGCCGATCAGTTTGATGGTTCGGGCGGTACTGACACCATTGACTATTCTGGGTCTTCCAGCGGTGTGACAGTAAGTCTGGTCGGAGGTGTTCTGGGTGTCGGTGGTGATGCCCAGGGTGACAAGCTGTGGAACTTCGAAACCGTCATCGGCTCGTCTTTCAATGACGTGTTGACCGGGCAAACCACGGGCAACGTCCTGAACGGCGGCGCCGGCGATGACATCTACTACGTCAACGGCACTTCGGTAAACGTCGTTGAAGCGGTGGGCGGCGGTGATGACGAAGTACGGACTATCCTGCTCAATCACACCCTGGCAACCAACGTCGAACGCCTGACCTACGTCGGTACCGGCAACTTTGTCGGTTACGGCAACGCGTCGGACAACGTCATTACCGGCGGGATCGGTAACGACATTCTGATGGGCGGCGCAGGTGCTGACCAGTTCATCGGCGGTGCAGGCACTGATACCGTGAGTTATACCGACAGCCCTGCGGGTGTAACGATCAACACCAAAACCGGAGTGAACTCCGGGATTGCTGCCGGTGATACCTACGTCGGCATCGAGATGCTGGCGGGCTCCGGCAGCAACGACACCTTTATCAGTGGTGCAACTGCCGATCAGTTTGATGGTTCGGGCGGTACTGACACCATTGACTATTCTGGGTCTTCCAGCGGTGTGACAGTAAGTCTGGTCGGCGGTGTTGCAGGCGTGGGTGGCGATGCCCAGGGTGACAAGCTGTGGAACTTCGAAACCGTCATCGGCTCGTCTTTCAATGACGTCCTGACCGGGCAAACCACGGGCAATGTCCTGAACGGCGGCGCCGGCGATGACATCTACTACGTCAACGGCACTTCGGTAAACGTCGTTGAAGCGGTGGGCGGCGGTGATGACGAAGTACGGACTATCCTGCTCAATCACACCCTGGCAACCAACGTCGAACGCCTGACCTACGTCGGTACCGGCAACTTTGTCGGTTACGGCAACGCGTCGGACAACGTCATTACCGGCGGGATCGGTAACGACATTCTGATGGGCGGCGCAGGTGCTGACCAGTTCATCGGCGGTGCAGGCACTGATACCGTGAGTTATACCGACAGCCCTGCGGGTGTAACGATCAACACCAAAACCGGAGTGAACTCCGGGATTGCTGCCGGTGATACCTACGTCGGCATCGAGATGCTGGCGGGCTCCGGCAGCAACGACACCTTTATCAGTGGTGCAACTGCCGATCAGTTTGATGGTTCGGGCGGTACTGACACCATTGACTATTCTGGGTCTTCCAGCGGTGTGACAGTAAGTCTGGTCGGCGGTGTTGCAGGCGTGGGTGGCGATGCCCAGGGTGACAAGCTGTGGAACTTCGAAACCGTCATCGGCTCGTCTTTCAATGACGTCCTGACCGGGCAAACCACGGGCAACGTCCTGAACGGCGGCGCTGGCGATGACATCTACTACGTCAACGGCACTTCGGTGAACGTGGTTGAAGCGGTCGGCGGCGGTGATGATGAAGTGCGTACTGTTTTGCTGAGTCACACCTTGGCAGCCAACGTTGAACGTCTTACTTACGTCGGCACCGGTAACTTCGTCGGTTACGGCAATGCCTCAGACAACATCATCACGGGCGGGGCCGGTGCCGATACGCTGTCGGGCGGAGCAGGTGCTGACCAATTCTTCGGTGGCGATGGTTTTGACACGGTCAGCTACGTTGACAGCCTCACGGGCGTGACAATCAACTCCAAAACCGGAGTCAGCACGGGTATCGCTGCCGGCGATTCCTACAACAGTATTGAACAGATCCGGGGCTCCAATTACGGCGATATCTTTGTCGGTAGTGCCGGCGTGGATCGTTTTGATGGTGGCAATGGCAACGACATTCTCAGCTTTGCGGGTGAGGATTCGGGCGTTACGCTGGATCTGAGTGCTGCGGTGCTTACCGGTATTGCGGCGGGGGATATCTATGCGTCGATCGAGGCATTCCAAGGTTCCGCCTATGCCGATACCTTCACTGGCTCCGCCGCCGTGAGAGAGACCTTTATTGGCGGCGCTGGTGCGGATAGTTTGATTGGTGTTGGGCGTGGAGACTCTGCCTGGTACGTCAATAGCTCCGATGCGGTACAGGTCAATCTGCTGACAGGTTTTGGCACTGGCGGTGATGCCCAAGGGGACGCACTCATAAATATCGATAACCTTGTGGGCTCAGCCTTCAGTGACACCTTGACCGGTAATGCCTACGCCAACATGTTAGAGGGCGGTGACGGTAACGACGTCCTGTATGGCGGTGATGGCAATGACACTCTCTATGGTCATAGCTTCACGGATACTGGCGCCCTGACTGTACCTTTCTCGACGGATAATCAGGCTGATACCATCTATGGTGGTAACGGCGATGATTACATCATTGGGTATGTGCGTGATGTCGGTTCAGTTTTCTATGGCGAAGCCGGCAATGACAACATTACGGTCATTTCGGGTATCGCCGACGGGGGCGATGGCAATGACACGTTAATGGGCTTGGGTCATGGCTATGAGCTGCGCGGTGGTGCCGGTGCCGACAAGCTGTATCTGAGCGCTTCCGGTGACGGTTATGGTGGAGAGGGCAGCGATGCGTATTTTGTATCTTCCAAAACCATGGTCGCGATTTTCGATGACGGCACCACAGGGATCGATCTGGTCACTCTCAGAAACATCCAGAGTGTCAGCGATGTCCGGATCATGCAAAACGATCAGGGCGCCTACATCTTCAACGCCGCCGACCTGCAAAGCGGCAATCTGGACTCTGGCGTGTTCCTGAAAGACTGGTACAAGGGAGCCAACACCATTGAAACCTTCTACACCAACAACGGCGATTCCTTCACTATTCCGGTAGTGGGGCAGGCAATGACCGAGTCCGTGATGGGCTGA
- the flgE gene encoding flagellar hook protein FlgE → MSFNIGLSGLYAANKQLDVTGNNIANVATAGFKSSRAEFEDVYSSTRLGSGSKVIGNGVRLANVSQQFTQGDINNTGNVLDMGINGSGFFTMSNNGSISYTRAGTFKVDNAGYITNTDYTSRLQGYGVDANGKIINGVLTDLKIDTSNLAPKSTSAVTSSINLNSSAPVIVDTGATAVKFDPSKPETYTKSFSTPIYDTQGNSHVMDQYVVKTGENTWKVYTLVDGRNPDATGSDPTNAATPPVASTLTFDSSGKLLQVSTPSTLPPPAPNPLISSDLTLSNWKPGTVTNGVFTPNGAAANPAGVTISMAKTTQYNADTSRTIPTQDGYATGQITNLTIDGTGTLFANFSNNQSKAIGQVALASFTNEQGLQAVGGTSWKETFASGIPGYDAPKTGTLGEVVSNSLEESNVNLTNELVDLIKGQSNYQANAKTISTQSTIMQTIIQMT, encoded by the coding sequence ATGTCTTTTAACATCGGCCTTAGCGGTCTCTATGCCGCCAACAAACAACTCGACGTAACCGGCAACAACATCGCCAACGTCGCCACCGCTGGTTTCAAATCCTCGCGCGCAGAATTCGAAGACGTCTATTCGTCCACTCGTCTGGGCAGCGGCAGCAAAGTGATCGGCAACGGCGTGCGCCTGGCCAACGTTTCCCAGCAGTTCACCCAGGGTGACATCAACAACACTGGCAACGTGCTGGACATGGGCATCAACGGTTCCGGTTTTTTCACCATGAGCAACAACGGTTCGATTTCGTACACCCGTGCCGGTACGTTCAAGGTCGATAACGCCGGTTACATCACCAACACCGACTACACCTCGCGTCTGCAGGGTTACGGTGTGGATGCCAACGGCAAGATCATCAATGGCGTGTTGACTGACCTCAAGATCGATACTTCGAACCTGGCGCCGAAGTCGACTTCGGCGGTGACTTCGAGCATCAACCTGAACTCTTCGGCACCCGTGATTGTTGATACCGGCGCTACTGCCGTGAAGTTCGACCCGTCGAAGCCTGAGACTTACACCAAGTCGTTCAGCACGCCGATCTATGACACTCAGGGTAACTCCCACGTCATGGATCAGTACGTGGTCAAGACTGGCGAGAATACCTGGAAGGTTTACACCCTGGTTGATGGACGCAACCCGGATGCCACCGGTAGCGATCCAACCAACGCCGCCACGCCTCCGGTTGCTTCGACATTGACGTTCGACAGTTCCGGCAAATTGCTTCAGGTGAGTACACCGAGTACTTTGCCGCCGCCGGCGCCAAACCCGCTCATCAGCAGCGACTTGACGTTGAGTAACTGGAAACCAGGCACCGTGACCAACGGTGTTTTTACGCCTAACGGCGCGGCAGCAAATCCGGCTGGCGTGACCATTTCGATGGCCAAGACCACCCAGTACAACGCTGATACTTCGCGCACGATCCCGACTCAGGATGGCTACGCCACTGGACAGATCACCAACCTGACCATCGACGGTACCGGTACGCTGTTCGCCAACTTCAGCAACAACCAGAGCAAGGCGATTGGTCAGGTTGCACTGGCCAGTTTCACCAACGAGCAGGGCTTGCAGGCTGTCGGTGGTACTAGCTGGAAAGAGACTTTCGCTTCGGGTATTCCGGGCTACGACGCGCCGAAGACCGGTACGTTGGGTGAGGTGGTGTCCAACTCGCTGGAAGAGTCGAACGTTAACCTGACCAACGAGCTGGTTGATCTGATCAAGGGCCAGAGCAACTATCAGGCGAACGCCAAGACCATCTCCACTCAGAGCACCATCATGCAGACCATCATTCAGATGACTTGA
- the flgD gene encoding flagellar hook assembly protein FlgD, with protein MSVTDTTSTLSMKDILANSSKTASSTTPGGIASATNSATGGQALGKDAFLQLLVTQLKNQNPLDPQDNSAFVAQLAQFSSLEGITTLNSTVSGLAGNYNSSQALQASSLVGRNVIVQTNTAQLDDPSKGLTGSVTVPSSIAGGTVTITDKDGKAVRTIDLGSRAAGDASFTWDGKDTAGTVVPVGTYTFKANAPINGTATDLATYLPATVNSVTISQTGGELMLNLAGKGTVALSKVQTIGI; from the coding sequence ATGAGCGTTACGGACACCACCAGCACCCTGAGCATGAAAGACATCCTGGCCAACTCGTCGAAGACGGCCAGCAGCACGACGCCGGGCGGCATCGCTTCGGCGACCAACAGTGCCACCGGCGGCCAGGCGCTGGGCAAGGATGCGTTCCTGCAATTGCTGGTCACCCAGCTGAAAAACCAGAACCCGCTCGACCCGCAGGACAACAGCGCTTTCGTGGCGCAACTGGCGCAGTTCAGTAGCCTTGAAGGCATCACCACGCTGAACTCCACCGTCAGTGGTCTTGCCGGCAACTACAACTCGTCGCAGGCGCTGCAGGCGTCGTCGCTGGTCGGTCGCAACGTGATCGTGCAGACCAACACCGCCCAGCTCGATGATCCGAGCAAAGGCCTGACCGGTTCGGTCACCGTGCCTTCGTCGATTGCCGGCGGCACCGTGACCATCACCGACAAGGACGGCAAAGCCGTGCGCACCATCGACCTCGGCAGCCGCGCCGCGGGCGATGCCAGCTTCACTTGGGACGGCAAGGACACTGCCGGCACCGTGGTTCCGGTCGGCACTTATACGTTCAAGGCCAACGCACCGATCAACGGCACCGCGACCGACCTGGCGACCTACCTGCCAGCGACCGTCAACAGCGTGACGATCAGCCAGACCGGTGGCGAGCTGATGCTCAACCTGGCCGGCAAGGGCACCGTTGCCCTGTCCAAAGTACAAACCATTGGTATATAG
- the flgC gene encoding flagellar basal body rod protein FlgC: MSLSSVFNIAGSGMSAQTTRLNTVASNIANAETVSSSIDQTYRARHPVFATMFQGGQAGGSDSLFQNQDAAGQGVQVLGVVEDQSNLEARYEPNHPAADAKGYVYYPNVNVVEEMADMISASRSFQTNAEMMNTAKTMMQKVLTLGQ, encoded by the coding sequence ATGTCCCTGTCCAGCGTTTTCAACATTGCCGGCAGCGGCATGAGCGCGCAGACCACACGTCTGAACACCGTGGCCTCGAACATCGCCAACGCCGAAACCGTTTCGTCGAGCATCGACCAGACCTACCGTGCCCGTCACCCGGTGTTCGCCACCATGTTCCAGGGCGGCCAGGCCGGCGGCAGCGATTCGCTGTTCCAGAACCAGGACGCGGCCGGGCAGGGCGTGCAGGTGCTTGGCGTGGTCGAAGACCAGAGCAACCTCGAAGCGCGCTACGAGCCGAACCATCCGGCCGCCGACGCCAAGGGCTACGTCTACTACCCGAACGTCAATGTGGTGGAAGAAATGGCTGACATGATTTCCGCGAGCCGGTCGTTCCAGACCAACGCCGAAATGATGAACACCGCCAAAACCATGATGCAGAAGGTACTGACCCTCGGTCAGTAA